Genomic segment of Arachis hypogaea cultivar Tifrunner chromosome 11, arahy.Tifrunner.gnm2.J5K5, whole genome shotgun sequence:
CATTTCTTCTAGCAAAAATCACCCTAAAGTTtagtgcttttttttcttttttaactccCTCAGCTACTTATCCTTAGTTTTTGTGAACTGAGATTTCATTTTCTGTAATATTCTGTTAATTAAGTTCAAGTAGATTTGGCATGCATGAAAGAATTTCTAGCTTCTATAGGAAGAGTTTTTCATCATCTATCAATAAAATGGTGATGCTAGTTTTGTAGTATTTGATTTTCCCTGTGGTTGTGGAGGTTCTGgggtttgttgttgttttttctttttcttgttctgaaTCATTTGTCAGATGGGTTTGGGAGTGATTGGCACTGTTCTAATTTTGGGACTCTTGTTCAAGCATTTGGCTTCTCAGCAACCAAACACTGATGAGTTCTATGTGTCTGAGTTCTTGAAGAAAATGGtttccaattcttcttctttttcctcctaCAATTTCTCAGCTTCAGTGTGTTCATGGCAAGGAGTTTTCTGTGACAACAACAAAGAACATGTTGTTGAGTTAAACTTTTCAGGTTTAGGCCTCTCTGGAACTATTCCTGATAACACCATAGGCAAGCTGAGCAAGCTTCAAACTTTGGATCTTAGCTGCAACAAGATCACAACTTTGCCTTCAGATTTTTGGAGTTTAAGCTCTATCAAGAGCCTCAACCTCTCCACCAATCAGATTTCAGGTTCATTGACCAACAACATTGGCAATTTTGGTATGCTTGAAACCATTGACTTGTCAAGCAACAACTTCACTGAAGAAATTCCAGAAGCTATTGGATCCCTTATGAGTTTGAGAATCCTCAAACTTGACCATAACAAATTCTCAAGAAGCATTCCTTCTGGGATTCTCAAGTGCCAGTCCCTGGTTTCAATTGATCTCTCATCAAATCAATTGAATGGAACACTTCCAAATGGTTTTGGTGCTGCTTTTCCCAAGCTCAAGAACTTGAACCTTGCTGCCAATGATATAGATGGCCGAATCTTGGATATTTCAGGTTTCAATTCCATTTTAAGTCTCAACATATCTGGAAATTCCTTTCAGGGTTCTATCATGGGTGTGTTTCAGGAAAAGTTGGAGGTATTGGACCTAAGCAGAAACCAATTTCAAGGCCACATTTCACAGGTACAATACTACAACTGGTCTCATTTGGTTTATCTTGATTTGTCAGGGAATCAGCTAAGTGGTGAAATTTTCCAGAACTTGTTGAGTTTGAGTGAGTCCTTGTTGAATCTAAAGCACCTCAATCTTGCACACAACAGATTTTCCAAACAGAAATTCCCAACAAAGATTGAAAAGCTCCAAGGATTGGAGTATCTGAACTTGTCCAAAACCAATCTTGTAGGCCTAATCCCTGATGAAATCTCAAAACTGAGTAATCTCAATGTTCTTGATCTGTCTATGAATCATCTTGCTGGTAAAGTTCCAATTTTGAGGAACAAACACCTCCAAATTCTTGACCTTTCAAACAACACCTTGAGTGGAACAATCCCTTTGTCTGTCTTGGGGAAACTACCATTCATGGAGAGATACAACTTCTCTTACAATAACTTAACACTGTGTGCTTCAGACATTCACCCTGATGTTCTTGAATCAGCATTCTTTGGATCAGTGAACAGTTGTCCAATTGCTGCAGACCCACATTTCTTCAGGAGAAAGAACAATGGACACAACAAGGGAATGAAGCTAGCATTGGTGTTAACCTTCTCAATGATCTTCATGCTTGCTGGCCTGTTGTTCTTAGCATTCGGCTGCCGAAGGAAGTCGAAAATGTGGCAAGTTAAACAAACTTCATACAAAGAAGAACAGAACATTTCCGGGCCTTTCTCATTCCAGACTGATTCAACAACCTGGGTGGCTGATGTTAAGCAGGCAACATCAGTTCCGGTGGTAATCTTTGAGAAGCCTTTGTTGAACATTACATTTGCAGACTTACTGGCTGCAACTTCAAATTTCGACCGAGGTACTCTTTTGGCCGAAGGAAAATTCGGTCCGGTCTATAGAGGCTTTCTTCCTGGTGGTATTCATGTGGCAGTTAAAGTTTTGGTGGTTGGTTCTACATTGACAGATCAAGAAGTGGCTAGAGAGCTTGAGTTTCTTGGCAGAATCAAGCATCCCAACCTTGTTCCTTTAACTGGATATTGTGTAGCAGGGGATCAAAGGATTGCTATATATGATTATATGGAGAATGGAAACTTGCAAAATCTGCTATATGACTTGCCACTTGGTGTGCAAAGCACTGATGATTGGAGCACAGATACATGGGATGAATCTGACAACAATGGAATTCAGAATGCTGGCTCTGAAGGATTGCTCACAACTTGGAGATTTCGTCACAAAATCGCCCTTGGAACCGCTCGAGCTCTCGCTTTCTTGCACCATGGATGCTCTCCTCCAATCATTCATAGAGCAGTCAAGGCCAGCAGTGTTTATTTGGACTTTGACCTCGAGCCCAGGCTGTCTGATTTCGGCCTGGCTAAGATCTTTGGAAGCGGCTTGGACGAGGAGATTGCTCTTGGTTCCTCTGGTTATGTTCCGCCGGAGTTTTCTCAACAAGAATTCGAGTCACCAACCACGAAATCTGATGTATATTGTTACGGAGTTGTGCTCTTTGAGCTAGTAACCGGAAAGAAGCCGGTCGGAGATGATTACCCTGATGACAAGGAATCAACTTTGGTTAGCTGGGTGAGAGGACTAGTTAGAAAGAATCAAGCTTCAATAGCAATTGATCCAAAGATTAGGGACACAGGACTAGATGAACAAATGGAGGAGGCTCTCAAGATTGGTTATCTTTGCACTGCTGACTTGCCGGCCAAGCGACCAACAATGCAGCAGATTGTTGGACTTCTAAAAGACATTGAACCTATTGCTTCTAATTAGCTTCAATGGTGACATGGATTTTGAggttgttttaatttagttttgtttCTTTTCTATCATCCATGAAACAAATGTAAAGCAGTTAGATTCTGGAGTTTGAGTTTTTCTTATGAAGAAGAGAGCCTTTGATGAATATATCATTGTACTAACTTGTTAATGCAGCATGTGAtcttgttttgaattatatttctTCATCAGATTTATATTCTTAACATTAAATTAACTATTGTCTTATAATTGCATTAGTTCATTTAAGGAAACATTTCTTTATTCCTTGCTATTGATGATTCATGACACCAACACATGTATAGTAACAGAAGCTTTATTTGTATACAATTCAATTCATTGTGATGTATATTTCTATACTATGTCAATGTCAACAATATTTCAAACACATGAATGTCAATGttgtttgaaaaaaataaataaataagaagaaaaaatgtgtgtgaaagagagaaagagagagggatggTGATAATGATGTTGGAATTGGAGTGGGTTTAGCCTAACATAGCAACTCTAACAAGCCTAGCtactttataataataataataataataatattcttaCCCCAATTCTAGAAGGGAGCCACGTTTAAAACGTCTTCTTTTTTAAGATGTTtttcagtaattaaaatttaatatcatgttatttttgtcaaaattaggctagacaaattgatttaacaaaaaaaatggtgaatcaaatcttgaactgacctaaattaatattattttttataaaaaatgactaaaatatctttattatagaaaatgattaaaatattcttattttatatatatatattttaaaaattataaattctaaccctacgataaaaaaataaaggactaaaatttaagattcttaaaattaatatatataatagaagtattttaatcattttctataatagggtattgtagtcattttctatacaaaaaaatattaatttagaccagtttaagatttgatttaccattttttgatcaaatcaatttatctagtctaattttgacaaaaataacacgatttaatcaattatatgtgttaaattttaattattaaaaaacatctttataaaAAGACGTTTTCAACATCTTTATCTGAGTGTCTTCCACTCTCCCACTCTGCAATCATGTTTTATAACATTGTTAACATGGGTGGCATCCGAGAATCATGAATGTTTGTAAGAGGGTGTCTATGGTTTGGTTGATACTCCCAACCTAGCACCTTTTTCACTGCTGAATCTTTAATCATGATTAAACCTTTATTAAAGTTAGTTACCAACAAAATATATGAGCTTAATCTAATTGTGCACCCAAAAAAAGCCATAAACTTATTAAGCTAATTGTACGAACAAGCTATCTTATTTTTACTTTTGGCTTCAtcaccaaataaataaataaaatttcctTTTGGCTAGACAAGAAACAGAAGATACCATATCCTCTGTAATTATATGTTGTCCTTTTTCTGAATATGGTAgttccattttattttttatctttagtcGTTGGATAATAGTTTATTATTTGAACTTGTCTCATGGTTAGTTCACTAGTATGCTTAAAGTATTAAAAGTTCGAATTTTTTTTGTACATATAGTAACTCATTGACCAATCACAAACTCTTAAAGAGAACTCtaatctattaaaaaataaaaaaatataggatACCAATATATTATCTGCCAATTTAttactaacaataattaattattatattttaaacacatatataaagagacacatccaaaaaatatatctataaagacacttctattaaacacagccataaaaaagacatttttattagacacatctataaagacacttttattaaatacagttataaataagagttggtagAAGTTGACAGAAATACTGTTGATAACGTAGCgagattattaaaaaattagtttttgacctactaaatcaaaaaatattgtgagaaacaaaaattagataattagatataacatgaaaatttgagaaaagtaaaaagaaagagaacTTGATGAAAGGATCCAGGCCCATAGACTTTGGGCTTTACCCTCTTTAATAACTATACTTAGTTTATGAGACATTTTGGTCACTCTGTTATTTTAATCAATATATATCCTTTGGttagaccaaaaaaaaaatgatgtaaattacaaaatgaaaatgtgacACCGGTTATTTATTTTGTGCAAGCTACACTAATTATTGAATAGTTTCAGAAAAAATAATTCCTCTAAAATTTCTGAATTactgaatatattatttttagttgcttttcaTATCGATATTCCGTAAGAATTATTGAATTCTTTGGCTCAAATTTTGGTACGTAGAattatttaacattttaattGTCAGATTGTGCTTCTTCCTTCATTTTCCTGCAACAGTACTGGGGTTGAAGTGGGAACCAATGCAACTTTTATGTTATTTgtcggttttttttttataccaataatcatttaaaaaaaataagtataaggattaattttaaattagttaatattatttaatttttttattataaaattatattattaactcACATTTTTGGAGGACTTAAGGTTTATGGCTAGAATTTAACGTTTAcagtttagaattttaaaattaaaatttataatttaggggaacaaataattttaaaaaattgattaatattgaataaaaaattggatttttatttaaaatttttaaaaaataaataaatattagttgattgttagttAAAAGATTTTTAGTTTCTAGTATGATTTCTGAAGGAAGTAGTTTACACTCTCTCGAGTCTCCACCTAAAGAAAGCATCAGATACCTATTGTGGAGCCCATATGCATTGTATTGGAACCAGAAACAAGGCAAAatattctctcttttatttttgttcaaaGTATTTTTAGTTGGATGGATTAACGATTAATTCGTCGCGAATTTGAGATTCATTTAAGAATTTGTCGTTATACATAAGGCATAATTTGAACTCATATACTTACTTAAACAAACAAGTGAACTAACTAACCACTCGACTAACCAAAttattttagataaaatattCTATTTGCCAATAGATATGCATTTGTTTAGTTTACTTTTGTGCCTCCTTCAATCgttttaattatcttttcttctccctcTTCCTT
This window contains:
- the LOC112723428 gene encoding probable LRR receptor-like serine/threonine-protein kinase At2g24230 isoform X2, whose protein sequence is MGLGVIGTVLILGLLFKHLASQQPNTDEFYVSEFLKKMVSNSSSFSSYNFSASVCSWQGVFCDNNKEHVVELNFSGLGLSGTIPDNTIGKLSKLQTLDLSCNKITTLPSDFWSLSSIKSLNLSTNQISGSLTNNIGNFGMLETIDLSSNNFTEEIPEAIGSLMSLRILKLDHNKFSRSIPSGILKCQSLVSIDLSSNQLNGTLPNGFGAAFPKLKNLNLAANDIDGRILDISGFNSILSLNISGNSFQGSIMGVFQEKLEVLDLSRNQFQGHISQNLLSLSESLLNLKHLNLAHNRFSKQKFPTKIEKLQGLEYLNLSKTNLVGLIPDEISKLSNLNVLDLSMNHLAGKVPILRNKHLQILDLSNNTLSGTIPLSVLGKLPFMERYNFSYNNLTLCASDIHPDVLESAFFGSVNSCPIAADPHFFRRKNNGHNKGMKLALVLTFSMIFMLAGLLFLAFGCRRKSKMWQVKQTSYKEEQNISGPFSFQTDSTTWVADVKQATSVPVVIFEKPLLNITFADLLAATSNFDRGTLLAEGKFGPVYRGFLPGGIHVAVKVLVVGSTLTDQEVARELEFLGRIKHPNLVPLTGYCVAGDQRIAIYDYMENGNLQNLLYDLPLGVQSTDDWSTDTWDESDNNGIQNAGSEGLLTTWRFRHKIALGTARALAFLHHGCSPPIIHRAVKASSVYLDFDLEPRLSDFGLAKIFGSGLDEEIALGSSGYVPPEFSQQEFESPTTKSDVYCYGVVLFELVTGKKPVGDDYPDDKESTLVSWVRGLVRKNQASIAIDPKIRDTGLDEQMEEALKIGYLCTADLPAKRPTMQQIVGLLKDIEPIASN
- the LOC112723428 gene encoding probable LRR receptor-like serine/threonine-protein kinase At2g24230 isoform X1; the protein is MGLGVIGTVLILGLLFKHLASQQPNTDEFYVSEFLKKMVSNSSSFSSYNFSASVCSWQGVFCDNNKEHVVELNFSGLGLSGTIPDNTIGKLSKLQTLDLSCNKITTLPSDFWSLSSIKSLNLSTNQISGSLTNNIGNFGMLETIDLSSNNFTEEIPEAIGSLMSLRILKLDHNKFSRSIPSGILKCQSLVSIDLSSNQLNGTLPNGFGAAFPKLKNLNLAANDIDGRILDISGFNSILSLNISGNSFQGSIMGVFQEKLEVLDLSRNQFQGHISQVQYYNWSHLVYLDLSGNQLSGEIFQNLLSLSESLLNLKHLNLAHNRFSKQKFPTKIEKLQGLEYLNLSKTNLVGLIPDEISKLSNLNVLDLSMNHLAGKVPILRNKHLQILDLSNNTLSGTIPLSVLGKLPFMERYNFSYNNLTLCASDIHPDVLESAFFGSVNSCPIAADPHFFRRKNNGHNKGMKLALVLTFSMIFMLAGLLFLAFGCRRKSKMWQVKQTSYKEEQNISGPFSFQTDSTTWVADVKQATSVPVVIFEKPLLNITFADLLAATSNFDRGTLLAEGKFGPVYRGFLPGGIHVAVKVLVVGSTLTDQEVARELEFLGRIKHPNLVPLTGYCVAGDQRIAIYDYMENGNLQNLLYDLPLGVQSTDDWSTDTWDESDNNGIQNAGSEGLLTTWRFRHKIALGTARALAFLHHGCSPPIIHRAVKASSVYLDFDLEPRLSDFGLAKIFGSGLDEEIALGSSGYVPPEFSQQEFESPTTKSDVYCYGVVLFELVTGKKPVGDDYPDDKESTLVSWVRGLVRKNQASIAIDPKIRDTGLDEQMEEALKIGYLCTADLPAKRPTMQQIVGLLKDIEPIASN